The genomic interval CCGGAACGGGGGTGTGGGTGGTGAAGAGCGACGACGAGCGGACGACCTCCAGGGCCTCCGAGAAGGAGAGCTTGCGGTGGTTGACCAGGTCGCGGATTCGCTCGATGCCGATGAATGCGGCATGGCCCTCGTTGCAGTGGTACACGTCGTGCTTGATTCCGAGTTTCCGGAGGGCACGGATACCGCCGATACCGAGCAGGATCTCCTGCTTGAGCCGGTTCTCCCAGTCGCCGCCGTAGAGGTAGTGGGTCACCTGACGGTCCTCTTCGAGATTGTCCTCGATGTCGGCGTCGAGCAGGTAGAGGTCGGTACGGCCGACCTGGCATTTCCAGATGCGGGCCAGGAGCGTACGTCCGGGGAATGCGATGGATACGGTCATCCAGTTTCCGGCCTCGTCGCGCACGGGCGAGATGGGGAGTTTGTAGAAGTTCTGGGCTTCGTAGGTTGCCTCCTGTGCGCCCTGCGAGGAGAGCCGCTGGGTGAAGTATCCGTAGCGGTAGAGCAGTCCTACGGCAACCATCGGGACGTTGCGGTCCGAGGCCTCCTTGAGGTAGTCACCGGCGAGGATTCCGAGGCCTCCGGAGTAGATTTTCAGCGAGGAGTGCAGTCCGTACTCCATCGAGAAGTAGGAGATCGTGGTGGCCTTGGGGTCGGGCTTCTCGTTCATGTAGTCGCGGAACTGGGTGTGTACGGCATCCAGTATGGCGAGGAAGTTCGTATCCTTTTCGAGTTCGCGCATCCGCTCGACGCTGAGTTTGTCGAGGAATGCGATGGGGTTGCTTTCGCATTCGGCCCAGAGCGCGGGGTCGATGCCCTCGAAGAGGTCGCGGGCTCCGGGGTTCCAGCACCACCAGAGGTTTCGGGAGAGCTCCTCCAGGGCGTGGAGGCGTTTGGGGAGGGTCTTGTCGACCATCATGCGGCTCCAGTTCGGTTTTTCGACGAAGAGCTGCTGGCGGACGAAGTTGATCTGTTCGGTTTTGGCGCCTCCGTCGTCGAGTATGGCGCGGTTGGTGCGGACGATCGAGCTTTCGACGGCTTCGGAGTATGCCTGCTCGTAGGCTGCGAAGAGGTGTTCCCAGAGAGCGGTCATCGAGATTTCGAAGGCCGAGGTCCGGATTTCGTTGACGTGCTTCTCATCCAGGAGGCTGAAGTGCAGGAGGAATTCTGCGATTTTATTCTCGACTTCGGAGTCGTTGTAGTCGTCGCGGCGGATGACCTCGACCCCGGCGTGTTCGCGCTGCTTGTCGACCCAGAGGCCGAATCCGGCGAGGGTTGTGGTGACGGTCGGGACGGAGAAGGCCACGGACTCCAGCGGGGTGTATCCCCAGGGTTCGTAGTAGGAGGGGTATACCGTGAGGTCCATGCCGACGAGGAGCTCGTAGTAATCCTTGTTGAAGATCCCGTCTGCGCGGTTGAGGTACGTGGGGACGAAGATGACCTTTACTTTCGAACCGGGCTGTGTGAGGGGGCTCTCCTTGAGGGCGTTCACGATGGGGTCCCAGGTCTGGTTTTCCAGATAGTGGGTCGAGTATTTGTACTGTTTTTCGTCGATGGGGTTCGCGGGGTTTGCCAGGTGGGCCTGGAGGTCGACGCGGGGGCCGCGGTTCCCGGCCGGGACGGTGATGTACGCGAGGATTTCACGCTGGAGCTTGTCCGACTGGGCGAGGAGCTTGAGCGACTCGATGAAGACATCGATGCCCTTGTTGCGGAATTCGTAGCGTCCGCTGGTCCCGACGATGAGGGGATCTCCGTGGAATTTCTCGCCGAGGCAGGCTTCGGCGACGGAGATCATGGCTTTCCGGGCCTCGTCCCGTTTGGCGTAGTACTCGTCGCCGGACCAGACGAAGTCGTTTTCGAAACCGTTGGGGGTTATGGCATCGGGTTCGCGTCCGAGGAGGTATTTGCACTCGTTTGCGGTGATGTCGCTGACGGTAAGGAAGGCGTCGTGGTATGTCGCGGCCATCTTTTCGATGGAGTGCTTGGCCACGACGTTGAAGCGCCGGGCAAGTTCGTCGGCGTTGAATTTCGTGAGGTCGTTGTAGAGCGGGAGGCGGTTTCCGGCGATGCATCGGCCCATGACGGTCGCATGGGTGGTGAATACGGTGGCCACATAGGGGGAGTGGTTCCGCAGGTAGAGGCCTCCGGCCGCGGTCTGCCACTCATGGAAGTGAGCCACGGCCTTTTCGGTGGGGGTTCCGAAGGTGTTGGCGTAGGACGCGATCACGACGCCGGCGGCCCAGCCGAAGAGTACGGGTTCGACATAGTCCCACTGTCCGGAGATGGAGTCCACGTGATAGGATTCCCAAAGGCTTTTGAGAATTTCGTCCTTGCGGGGGATCAGCGAGGAGAAGTCGACGAGGAGGACTTTGGGTTCGCCCTTTATTTTCCAGTGTCCGGCGCGCACGCGGATACCTTCATTGTAGAGACCCTGTCTCCAGGCTTTCAGCAGATTGGGGTCCTCTTCGAATTCGGGGTTGACGCCTTCGTGGGAGAGGTCCGGTCCGATCAGGAGATATCGGTCTGCGAATTTTCGGGTTACGGTTTGTGCCTTGGTGGAGATGACGGTGTGGATTCCGCCCACCTTGTTGCATACCTCCCAGCTTACTTCGAACAGGAAATCGGGAGTGTGTTTAGCGTTGCTCATATACTTACTTAATCGCTTGTTTGTAATTCGTGACGAACGGATTTGAATCCGGCCGCAAAGGTAATACTTATATTTAGATAAAACAATTCCAATTTTAGTTTCTAAAAATATTTAAGAATAACTTAACATTTCTGTTTCACTTGGTTGCATCTTCGGTTACGTTTCGAAGAGCGCTTCGATCACGGCATCGGAGAGGAGCATTTTCGGGGCCGGAATGTTCAGACGCCGGTCGGAAAAGACTACGGTTCCTGATTGCAGCCAGGCGGAGGCCAGTTTTTTCAGTCGGTCGGTCCGTTCCGAACCGAAACGGGCTTCCGCGTCGCGGAGGTCGATCCCCTCGGCGGTTCGCAGCCGGGTCATGACATATTCGTTGAAGCGGTCGCGGTCGGAGAGGGTTTCGGTTTCGGGGGCTTCGCCGTTGATGTAGCGTTCGACGGATGCGACGTTCCAGTGTCGTTCCCGGCCGTCGAAGGAGTGGGCGGCGGGGCCGATTCCGAGGTATTTCGAGCCGTTCCAGTAGGCGGCGTTGTGGCGGGCGCGACATCCGGGGCGTGCGAAATTCGAGACCTCGTAGTGTTCGAATCCGGCTCGGGTGAGGGTTTCGTGTACGAGGGCGAATTCCGCCTCGCTGACCTCCTCGTCGACCGGGGCGAAGGTTCCGCGTTCCGCCCGGCGGCCGAAAGCGGTTCCGGGCTCGATGGTCAGGTGGTATGCCGAGATGTGCTCCACGCCGAGTTCGAGGGTGCGGTCGAGGGTCCTGCGGAGCGAGTCTCCGCCGAAACCGGGGATGCCGAAGATCAGGTCGACGGTGATGTTCTCGAATCCGGCATTCCGGGCATCCCGGACGGCCTGAAGGGCCTGTGCGGCGTT from uncultured Alistipes sp. carries:
- the glgP gene encoding alpha-glucan family phosphorylase, translating into MSNAKHTPDFLFEVSWEVCNKVGGIHTVISTKAQTVTRKFADRYLLIGPDLSHEGVNPEFEEDPNLLKAWRQGLYNEGIRVRAGHWKIKGEPKVLLVDFSSLIPRKDEILKSLWESYHVDSISGQWDYVEPVLFGWAAGVVIASYANTFGTPTEKAVAHFHEWQTAAGGLYLRNHSPYVATVFTTHATVMGRCIAGNRLPLYNDLTKFNADELARRFNVVAKHSIEKMAATYHDAFLTVSDITANECKYLLGREPDAITPNGFENDFVWSGDEYYAKRDEARKAMISVAEACLGEKFHGDPLIVGTSGRYEFRNKGIDVFIESLKLLAQSDKLQREILAYITVPAGNRGPRVDLQAHLANPANPIDEKQYKYSTHYLENQTWDPIVNALKESPLTQPGSKVKVIFVPTYLNRADGIFNKDYYELLVGMDLTVYPSYYEPWGYTPLESVAFSVPTVTTTLAGFGLWVDKQREHAGVEVIRRDDYNDSEVENKIAEFLLHFSLLDEKHVNEIRTSAFEISMTALWEHLFAAYEQAYSEAVESSIVRTNRAILDDGGAKTEQINFVRQQLFVEKPNWSRMMVDKTLPKRLHALEELSRNLWWCWNPGARDLFEGIDPALWAECESNPIAFLDKLSVERMRELEKDTNFLAILDAVHTQFRDYMNEKPDPKATTISYFSMEYGLHSSLKIYSGGLGILAGDYLKEASDRNVPMVAVGLLYRYGYFTQRLSSQGAQEATYEAQNFYKLPISPVRDEAGNWMTVSIAFPGRTLLARIWKCQVGRTDLYLLDADIEDNLEEDRQVTHYLYGGDWENRLKQEILLGIGGIRALRKLGIKHDVYHCNEGHAAFIGIERIRDLVNHRKLSFSEALEVVRSSSLFTTHTPVPAGHDAFPESMIRQYMSHYPDVLGITWEQYINLGKTNPNDPNEKFSMSVLACNLSQEVNGVSWLHGEVSKDILGNMWPGYFKNELHIGYVTNGVHFPTWIATSLRRLYARYFADGFEGHTYDIPAWQKVHNIPDAELWEERMKLKNRLIKHIRKRYSDPKQVRLDSPKQMLQVIEGLRPDVLTIGFARRFATYKRAYLLFTNLDRLAAIVNNKERPVQFIFAGKAHPNDKPGQDLIKRIVEVAAMPQFVGKILFLQNYDMELARRMVQGVDVWLNTPTRPLEASGTSGEKCVMNGVMQFSVLDGWWVEGYKEGAGWALPMERTFTDQHFQDELDAEMIYNTIEEQIAPKYYARDTDSIPHEWIASIKRCIADIASNFTTNRMLIDYEERFYNKLAARKRRMADNAYRMAREIAAWKRKVSAAWDQVRAVDVQRVKIDKEAVYVGEKYRFSVTVDIANLRPEDIGVEMVLARQIVGGQSVNVTKTIQLERVKTEGSLVTYALDYTPDEAGTFDVALRIYPSNPNLPHRMDFALVKWA
- the hemW gene encoding radical SAM family heme chaperone HemW, yielding MAGLYLHIPFCKRICAYCDFFKEVGTARMPALADTMHRELEHRREYLGQEPIRTRYFGGGTPSLCPPELLGGLLEHAARIFDCSHVEETTLEANPDDLTSPYLDALRRIGIDRLSIGIQSFDDDCLRLMNRRHNAAQALQAVRDARNAGFENITVDLIFGIPGFGGDSLRRTLDRTLELGVEHISAYHLTIEPGTAFGRRAERGTFAPVDEEVSEAEFALVHETLTRAGFEHYEVSNFARPGCRARHNAAYWNGSKYLGIGPAAHSFDGRERHWNVASVERYINGEAPETETLSDRDRFNEYVMTRLRTAEGIDLRDAEARFGSERTDRLKKLASAWLQSGTVVFSDRRLNIPAPKMLLSDAVIEALFET